A genomic segment from Vicinamibacteria bacterium encodes:
- a CDS encoding response regulator: MSSGFLPFAFERFRQQNSTSTRSHHGLGLGLYVVRHVVEHHGGRVNAASPGPGRGTTMTAFLPLARGGRVAEGSPSVSPEPVSAGDGLFAGLKVLLVDDEEDAREAMRRILQQNGMLVTTADSAQEAFELVERLQPDILLSDVAMPGEDGLSLIRRVRLLPLDRGGRIPAAALSAYAGVEDRRKALLAGFQYHIPKPVDPDHLLAVMEAMARMREEPK; this comes from the coding sequence ATGAGCTCCGGGTTCCTGCCCTTCGCCTTCGAGAGATTCCGCCAACAGAACAGCACCAGCACTCGCTCCCATCATGGGCTGGGTCTGGGTCTTTATGTGGTGCGCCACGTGGTCGAGCATCACGGTGGCAGGGTGAATGCGGCAAGCCCCGGTCCGGGACGAGGGACCACCATGACGGCCTTCCTTCCGCTAGCGCGCGGGGGGAGAGTCGCGGAGGGTAGTCCCTCGGTTAGCCCCGAGCCCGTTTCCGCAGGGGACGGCCTTTTTGCCGGCCTGAAGGTCCTGCTCGTCGACGACGAAGAGGACGCGCGAGAGGCCATGCGAAGGATCCTTCAGCAGAATGGGATGCTCGTCACTACCGCCGATTCCGCGCAGGAGGCGTTCGAGCTGGTTGAACGTCTTCAGCCCGACATCTTGCTGAGCGACGTCGCTATGCCCGGCGAGGACGGCCTTTCTCTCATCCGCCGGGTGCGTCTTCTGCCGCTCGACCGCGGCGGCCGCATTCCGGCCGCGGCGCTGTCGGCTTACGCGGGAGTCGAAGATCGCCGCAAAGCACTTCTGGCCGGATTCCAGTACCACATTCCGAAACCCGTGGACCCGGACCATCTTCTCGCCGTCATGGAGGCGATGGCCCGCATGAGGGAAGAGCCGAAGTAG